The Dreissena polymorpha isolate Duluth1 chromosome 8, UMN_Dpol_1.0, whole genome shotgun sequence genome includes the window ttttaaaatcaatttgtcttataaatgaaaaatatcggGGAAAATGTATAGCAAAAGAAGTTCAATACCCTGTAAATATTTGCTGTGATACGTTTGACTTTGGCTATTAAATTCCTGATACCGTACGAACGTTTAGTGATAAGGGAACAAACACATTTTATAGCATGTAAGATACAATTCTATATTATAAggaattattaaaaaacacacgAATGTCCAGAATGCTGAGCAGAGTGAAAATGCGTAACATCCGGATGGCACTTTCCCACATTGACAATCAGAATGTCCAATGTGGGATctatttttaaaacacaaataattaaaaataataattaaattcacCCTACTGCGCGACATTAACGTATAAGTTTCTGTTCTGATATCACAGTTTCTGAATTCCACAGAACACACACAACTAGACTCTATCAAATATTTGAGAGTACCGTACACTTTATATTATATCACGTGTGTGAACATCAGGaagtaaacaatataatattttatactttacaacCATAAAGAATTGTCCTGGTTATGTtatgcatgtatatgtttatatatgtttgtgtGTTGCCAGGATTCCTATGATGTCGAAGATGAGAGAAACCACACGGTATTCTTGAACACGGACGTATTTGCGGTCCgctgaaaacaaaacaagcagAGTTGGTTCCGTCCCCGACGCCGCCGGTTACAACCTTCTTAATCTTACGAATTGATATGCCTTAAACATTAAGTAAATATAGTTATATAGCATGTGCAGGCATAATAAGAGAATATGGAACATTAAATTATACGATTAAATGTTTGTTGCTAGCGTTTCCTGCTACTTTGCTTATCCCAAATCAATTATACCAGTAGACTTTTGAGGTGAATAAAATATGTGCAtcgacatacatgtattaaatgctTGTTTTGCATGTTTAAGTATACATCAACCGTGTTAAAATCCAATCTCTTCTTAACAAACAAAGAATAAACAAATGAATACACCTTACAAAACCGCATATTAGGTGACTATTACCTCACGAGATCGCAAAGAAAGGTCGTTCTGACGAGGGCCCTACGATGTGCTTTCGGATAATGAAACAGCGGTCTCTTAACGATCTCGTAGTTTTCACCCTATTTTAAAGTTAATGTAATTGTTTCAGAAAAAGGCCCCAGAGGTTGATACTTTGAAGCAACATGTGGCCATAACGAAACACCGCACGTTCCCGTATCGTCTTTTTCTACCGCAACGATATCGGAAAGAAGGAGAGCAAATGGACCAAACTCACAGAACTTACATTACATGTTTGATGTGGTAAGCGTCCCTATGCATTTAAAATGGGGAGGGGAGTTGAATAGACACAACAAAGACTTACGTAAAGGATAGTTTTAATTAAATGAGGTGACACATACagataaaacaacaacatgtctaTATGTTTAACAATGTGgttttcttgttttataattttaaaccaTACAACATATCATTAATAAACATTCCCATAAAAAAACTACAAAGCACACTCGTGCACGTTTGCATGCAAATCCCGAAAAGAGTATTGAGTCCCATACCCACTGACCAAGGTGCAACCGCCCCTTTTAACCTTTAACCCCTAACTCTTAAGCCATGAGAGCGATGCTATTATAACAGCCCGTTTAAAATAGGGGATATTGCAATACCATCGCCTATATCATTACTGACATGTTGCCAATCGACGCTTTTGAGAACAATTTTCATAAATTCGATATCATTTAAATTTTAACTTAACAAAACTGCAGCTGCTGAAGAGTAtcagaattatttttacaatatttaagaaaatgcaTTTGTGTCTGGTCATACATGGTTTAATGATATGCCATTCAATTCAAAGCTTATTTCCTCAACAAATACAGATAAAAGCCATGAttacaacatttaaaaacaatatctATCAGTATACAGTTTTTTACTCGCTAGATACGAAATCAACCATTCAATAAAGTGTATTGTCCCACTGTCATGTCAGTAATCTGATTGTAAGAACGGCGTGCTCTGGAAACtaatgatacatgtatttggCTTCGTTAGCCCCTTTCTGCTGTTTTACCGAGGGTATAAAGGCTTCGGTTCATCCGTCTGTCCGTGtatctgtcggtctgtccgtccgtcagtcaacAACACAAGATGAACTTAGTATGAAATTATAAGACGGACCAAACATATATGACGATCAATTGGAGTTTTATGCACTTTTCACCCGGGGTCAAACGTCTGCTGAATATGGAATAAATCCTTTTACATTGTCCAAAACGTACAGACATTCAAAAAGGAAGAAACAAAAgtaatgtatttaaacaatgtaatTGAATAAGAGTTTTATCAATAGGAGAGCGATTTGTTAGTTTAAAATTTGTATGTAATGATGCCCGAGGTATTTTTGGCAGGTTATGTCTTCAATATATAACCGGCTGGATTTTCCCTGTTCGGTGTTTTAAAGTCATTTGTACATAAAAAGTCTTGAATAATATCATGCAATTTATATTAAGTCAACTCAAAccataaaaaacgaaaataaaacacgaaaaaCAATTATTGCTTTTGGCAATAATCTATCAAGTTATATCAAAGTATCAAAATGCATTCTTAGCGTATGTTCATTGCGACAAATTTCAAAGAAGTATCAAAGCTAGTGAGACTGCGCCAGTGAATTCCTTGAGCCCAAGCTACTTTATCGCTTCTCTGGAAGTATTTTCCATTAAGATTGACAGGGTGACAATTGTAATACCACCAACCTCCTCCATACATGCATGCACAACAGGAAAACACAGAAACGTCATTATCTGCATCGAAAGTTGAAAACGAACGAACATTGTGCAAAGCTAAATTGTCGACTGTGTCACCAGAGTATTCTGCCACACGGAGCTTATACTTCTCAGACTCGGACGAAATACTGAACTTAGAATACAGCGCATATCGCTTTGTTCCATTGAACATCTCCATATCGATCCTAAGTTCTCTTGGTTCATCTTTTGTTAGCTGATAGATATGTTCATTTCCCAACCAGAATTCCCCACTCAAGTTGCCGAAGCCAGATTTGTAATCGGCCCAAGTGCGGGTGAAATTCACAGATCCGTCTGCTCTCCTCTGTATAACTATCCATCCCCTATTTGTGGATTCCTTATAACAATATACTCTTACGCCGTTCATGTGAGAACTTGGGTAAATTGTGTATTCGCCACTCCGTTCCGCAGTGTCACAAGAATAATGTGGATAAATGCGTTGAGTTAAATTATCAGTTACGGTCTTTAAGATTTGATCCGACGTTTTAAGATTGACAATATCTGAAAGTATCCGAGATATTTCCTGCGATGCACTCAAAGAACGATCCGTCAAAGACTCATTTACTTGCAATAAACCGTTCTTGAAGTAAGCACGTGTGTGATTTATCTCTTTTTGACAGACGGAATAGCTATCGTGTACCAGCTTCTGTGCAGCGCTCATATTCGCCTTTGTTTCATTTTTGATTGTGTCCATATCTAAACGTAATGTCCTATCCGTACTGTTTAATATAGAAACAGCATTATTAAACATTTCACGGAGATTTCCGATTTCCAAATCATGTTCCTTTCTTATTTCGTCGACTTTCTTGTGAAGCatcatgttcacagatttttcacttttaaatgcatgcattgcatttttatattctCTCACAATACCATCACAATCACATGACCCGCGCTGCGCTATAGCAGGTTGTTCTTTGTAATGGCTAACATCCTGTCCAGAGGATGCCGTTAACCTGTTAGAAGTACCCCCTCttcttaattttatttcttcatcgAAATCCTTTCGTAAATTACGTAATTCGTCCGAAAGAATAGAAATGTCATTTTTACATAAATCATTTTCTTCTTTCAGCACAAGCACATCGTCCTCAAGTTTGTCCAATCTTTTCATAATTCTTGATGTCGATGTTTCACGTAACGATTGTGAAGACACAGTTTGGAATAAAACTAAATACAGCATGtgcaataacattttgtttttaaaatccaTAACTCAAATTGTATATTCCATACGTTTAAATCGAATAGTGATACGGGAATCGCTACCGCGAAGC containing:
- the LOC127842037 gene encoding techylectin-5B-like translates to MDFKNKMLLHMLYLVLFQTVSSQSLRETSTSRIMKRLDKLEDDVLVLKEENDLCKNDISILSDELRNLRKDFDEEIKLRRGGTSNRLTASSGQDVSHYKEQPAIAQRGSCDCDGIVREYKNAMHAFKSEKSVNMMLHKKVDEIRKEHDLEIGNLREMFNNAVSILNSTDRTLRLDMDTIKNETKANMSAAQKLVHDSYSVCQKEINHTRAYFKNGLLQVNESLTDRSLSASQEISRILSDIVNLKTSDQILKTVTDNLTQRIYPHYSCDTAERSGEYTIYPSSHMNGVRVYCYKESTNRGWIVIQRRADGSVNFTRTWADYKSGFGNLSGEFWLGNEHIYQLTKDEPRELRIDMEMFNGTKRYALYSKFSISSESEKYKLRVAEYSGDTVDNLALHNVRSFSTFDADNDVSVFSCCACMYGGGWWYYNCHPVNLNGKYFQRSDKVAWAQGIHWRSLTSFDTSLKFVAMNIR